The following proteins are co-located in the Bacteroidota bacterium genome:
- a CDS encoding LLM class flavin-dependent oxidoreductase, which produces MEIGIYSFAETTRDPHTNTTISPAERMKHLVEEIVLADQVGLDVFGLGEHHRTDFAASSPAVVLAAAAVKTEKIRLTSAVSVLGSDDPIRVFQDFATIDLLSGGRAEIMAGRGSFVESFPLFGYELDQYDTIFAEKLDLLLTVREQEQVRWEGTHRAPLTGQGVYPRPLQQPLPVWLAVGGTPQSVVRAATLGLPLALAIIGGQPARFKPMVELYREVAKQAGHNLADMPVSINSHGHIADASKQAADESYPYFAETMNRIGRERGWMPITRDHFESERAPHGAALVGSPQEIIDKILYEHELFNNDRFLIQLTVGSLPHDQTMRAIELLGTKVAPAVRKAVGEKVAL; this is translated from the coding sequence ATGGAAATAGGCATTTACAGTTTTGCAGAAACAACGCGTGATCCACACACCAATACAACAATTTCGCCGGCAGAGCGGATGAAGCACCTGGTAGAAGAGATTGTATTGGCTGACCAGGTTGGACTGGATGTATTTGGATTGGGAGAACACCACCGAACCGACTTTGCCGCGTCTTCGCCGGCAGTTGTGCTCGCCGCAGCCGCTGTAAAAACAGAGAAGATTCGCCTTACAAGCGCTGTATCTGTACTTGGCTCTGACGACCCGATCCGTGTATTCCAGGATTTTGCCACCATTGATCTCCTTTCTGGAGGCCGCGCAGAAATTATGGCCGGCCGCGGTTCGTTTGTAGAATCGTTCCCCCTGTTTGGATACGAACTCGATCAATACGACACCATCTTTGCCGAAAAACTGGACCTGCTACTCACCGTACGCGAGCAGGAGCAGGTCCGATGGGAAGGTACGCACAGGGCACCGCTAACCGGACAGGGCGTTTACCCGCGCCCCCTGCAGCAGCCACTCCCCGTATGGCTTGCTGTTGGCGGCACACCGCAATCCGTGGTCAGGGCCGCAACGCTGGGCTTGCCGCTTGCGCTTGCCATTATCGGCGGGCAGCCGGCACGGTTCAAACCTATGGTAGAATTGTACCGCGAAGTTGCCAAACAAGCCGGTCACAACCTGGCCGACATGCCGGTTAGCATCAATTCACACGGACACATTGCTGACGCATCGAAGCAAGCTGCTGATGAGAGCTACCCGTATTTTGCTGAAACGATGAACCGAATTGGACGGGAGCGGGGCTGGATGCCGATTACACGCGACCATTTTGAGTCGGAACGTGCGCCACACGGTGCAGCGCTCGTTGGCAGTCCACAGGAAATCATCGACAAAATCCTGTATGAACACGAACTTTTCAACAACGACCGATTCCTGATTCAGCTAACCGTAGGCTCTCTCCCCCATGATCAAACCATGCGCGCGATTGAGTTGTTGGGTACCAAAGTCGCGCCGGCTGTCAGAAAGGCCGTCGGAGAAAAGGTCGCGCTGTAG
- a CDS encoding DUF3095 family protein: MQSDQFFSSLPVQRVSLSALLDNGAHFKEVPADWHVIITDIKNSTQAFRAGRSEEINLIATGCIIATLNLAQRQHIEVPFFFGGDGATLIVPAALCQPALDALKVHRENTRINFGLDLRVGAVPVASLQQQGHLLQISRLHVSDVFSIPVVLGEGLGAAERIVKGEDDDAVLQEPPMADLDLTGMECRWDKIKPASEAHEVVCLLVSAQAATRQMKAFKQVVDLIDNIYGSFHSRNPVTAPQLKMKATRGKIGLEMRVRLGGKKAGYLLKNWLFTLFGKWVYVKQRAGKVYIEKLVNLTDTLVIDGRINTVIAGKRAQRLLLETELNKLEAAGVITYGLFVSQESIMSCYVRDRKDKHIHFVDGADGGYTMAATMLKQKLRKL; encoded by the coding sequence GTGCAAAGCGACCAGTTTTTTTCCAGTCTCCCTGTTCAGCGCGTTTCTTTGAGCGCCTTGCTTGATAACGGGGCCCATTTCAAGGAAGTGCCGGCTGACTGGCATGTGATTATCACAGATATTAAAAACTCAACGCAGGCTTTTCGCGCCGGGCGCTCCGAAGAGATTAACCTCATTGCAACGGGATGTATCATCGCAACGCTGAATCTTGCCCAACGGCAGCACATTGAAGTCCCCTTCTTTTTTGGCGGTGATGGTGCCACCTTGATTGTCCCGGCAGCGCTCTGTCAGCCGGCTTTGGACGCCTTAAAGGTGCATCGAGAAAATACACGCATCAACTTTGGTCTCGACCTCAGGGTTGGCGCTGTGCCTGTTGCATCTTTGCAGCAGCAGGGCCATCTTTTGCAAATCAGCCGGCTGCATGTATCTGACGTGTTTTCGATTCCTGTTGTGCTAGGGGAGGGGCTCGGTGCAGCCGAGCGGATTGTGAAAGGGGAAGACGATGATGCTGTGCTCCAGGAACCACCCATGGCTGACCTGGATCTGACCGGTATGGAGTGCCGCTGGGATAAAATCAAGCCGGCATCCGAAGCCCACGAGGTTGTTTGTCTCCTGGTCTCTGCTCAAGCAGCAACCCGGCAAATGAAGGCGTTTAAACAGGTGGTGGATCTAATTGATAATATCTATGGATCTTTCCACAGCCGAAATCCAGTCACAGCGCCGCAACTGAAGATGAAAGCAACACGTGGCAAAATTGGCCTGGAAATGCGCGTGCGTCTCGGTGGCAAAAAAGCCGGATACTTACTCAAAAACTGGCTCTTTACCCTGTTTGGCAAGTGGGTATACGTAAAGCAGCGTGCCGGTAAAGTGTATATAGAAAAGCTGGTTAACTTAACTGACACCCTCGTCATAGACGGTCGCATTAACACGGTAATTGCCGGCAAGCGCGCGCAGCGGCTTTTGCTTGAAACTGAACTCAATAAACTGGAAGCAGCCGGTGTTATCACCTACGGCCTATTTGTAAGCCAGGAATCCATCATGTCGTGCTACGTCCGCGACCGCAAGGATAAACACATCCATTTTGTAGATGGTGCGGACGGAGGGTACACCATGGCGGCTACAATGCTCAAGCAAAAACTACGGAAGCTGTAA
- a CDS encoding SMP-30/gluconolactonase/LRE family protein yields MYTRLTTQLVFCCILFVLVNGCTQPAPKDAIAQVIAENATLQRVDTSFVFTEGPAVDASGNVYFTDQPNDQIVKWSTDGELSVFMQNTGRSNGLYFDDAGNLLACADENNELWSISMDKEVSVLVSDFEGKKLNGPNDLWIDADGGIYFTDPFYKRDYWTREEKRN; encoded by the coding sequence ATGTATACCCGTCTTACTACACAACTTGTCTTTTGCTGCATCCTCTTTGTACTTGTTAACGGTTGCACACAGCCAGCCCCAAAAGATGCCATCGCACAAGTCATCGCTGAAAATGCAACGCTGCAGCGTGTAGACACTTCTTTTGTATTTACAGAGGGGCCGGCCGTTGATGCTTCAGGGAACGTGTATTTCACCGACCAGCCCAATGATCAGATTGTAAAATGGTCAACGGATGGCGAACTGTCTGTTTTCATGCAGAACACCGGGCGCTCCAACGGCCTCTACTTCGACGATGCCGGCAACTTGCTCGCCTGTGCAGATGAAAACAACGAACTCTGGTCGATCAGTATGGACAAAGAAGTCAGCGTGCTGGTATCAGATTTTGAAGGTAAAAAACTAAACGGCCCAAACGACTTGTGGATTGATGCTGATGGCGGCATCTATTTCACCGACCCGTTTTACAAGCGCGATTACTGGACGCGCGAAGAAAAAAGAAATTGA
- a CDS encoding SMP-30/gluconolactonase/LRE family protein, which translates to MAASISPTRFTSAITGRAKKKEIEDERLYYVSPDRQSVSVAADGFVRPNGLIGTPDGKTLYVADIGDSKTYAFTINPDASLTDRRLFAEMGSDGMTLDTAGNVYLTGRGVTVFNASGEQIEHIEVDEKWTANVTFGGADRQTLFVTAMGAVYTLDMQVAGVR; encoded by the coding sequence ATGGCGGCATCTATTTCACCGACCCGTTTTACAAGCGCGATTACTGGACGCGCGAAGAAAAAAGAAATTGAAGACGAACGCCTGTATTATGTATCACCGGATCGTCAATCGGTATCGGTGGCTGCTGACGGCTTTGTCCGCCCCAATGGCCTCATTGGCACACCAGATGGCAAAACCCTCTATGTTGCCGACATTGGAGACAGCAAAACCTATGCGTTCACAATAAACCCGGATGCATCGCTAACGGACCGCCGGCTCTTTGCAGAGATGGGCTCAGACGGTATGACGCTCGACACCGCGGGCAATGTCTATTTAACGGGCAGGGGCGTCACCGTATTTAATGCATCTGGCGAGCAAATTGAACACATTGAAGTAGACGAAAAATGGACCGCCAACGTCACGTTCGGCGGTGCAGACAGACAAACCCTCTTTGTCACGGCCATGGGAGCGGTTTATACCCTCGACATGCAAGTGGCGGGTGTCAGATAA
- a CDS encoding c-type cytochrome, which yields MASTNRVSRAASPWGRVIYWLPTAGCLLSCLLLFTGCTNSASAPAYDPDHSPPLSPTQALATFQIKPGYKIQLVAAEPLVEDPVGLTFDEDGRLWVIEMRGFMTDIEGTNEDAPLGRIAVLTDTTGDGLMDTRTTFLDSLVLPRSLAVVSGGALVAEQLPLWFAEDTDGDLVADRKNLIDAEYGGSGLPEHSPNGMWRGLDNWYYNAKSTTRYKRAGDAWTQSETEFRGQWGLSHDDAGRLFYNYNWSQLHADLVPPNYLSRNPSHTPTSGIDHGLTVDRSIYPIRPNLAVNRGNIPGNLDDDGKLLEFTSASSPLVYRGTALPGFRGDVFVCEPAGNLIKRNTIAENGFTLTAEAAYEASEFLASTDERFRPVALASGPSGALYIADMYRGIIQHGAYMTPYLREVTLNRKLDTPVHMGRIWRIVPDDWQPPASTALSEASGEALVAMLSHEDGWYRDVAQRLLVEQADPATIPLLETVVIKGANPLGRQHAMWTLAGMDYKDPATFLAALKTENDLVQIAALRILEGLKKRQPGAKIAEVTTDILSSASSAVQLQLALTLGSLVKTNSSSPLLGILSQNVHEPVMRDAVMSSLHNWEMAFLEAIWQAPSWQTPDPNQSIFLEMLTTAISNRQQPEEMTQLFAKIEAAKANNNVRADILVDALAVNGPKHSDTPTMLKTRPTLVASSDATWQTRVANAMQGISWPGKQAAPVSTANEQTMDAQTQALFAAGRQQYLAGCAGCHGNNGAGLNRFAPPLASSEWVTGDPTPLIRLVLHGLEGPITVNGKNYDAPEILPVMPGHSVLDDRELSAILTYIRRAWDNNATPIDARTVSRVRHRSQGRVVPWTVDELLNAPEVLE from the coding sequence ATGGCGAGCACAAACCGTGTATCGCGCGCAGCATCCCCATGGGGACGCGTTATCTACTGGCTACCCACAGCCGGTTGTTTGCTAAGTTGTCTGCTTCTGTTTACTGGTTGCACCAACTCGGCATCTGCGCCCGCTTATGACCCTGACCACTCCCCGCCGCTCTCGCCCACCCAGGCCCTTGCCACTTTTCAGATAAAGCCTGGCTACAAAATCCAGTTGGTTGCTGCTGAACCACTCGTGGAAGACCCGGTTGGCCTCACATTCGACGAAGATGGCCGGCTCTGGGTCATCGAAATGCGCGGCTTCATGACGGACATAGAAGGGACCAATGAGGATGCCCCACTCGGACGCATTGCTGTATTGACAGATACTACAGGAGATGGGCTGATGGACACGCGCACCACGTTTCTAGACAGCCTGGTCCTGCCCCGTTCATTGGCCGTCGTTTCAGGAGGCGCCCTGGTTGCAGAGCAACTGCCATTGTGGTTTGCAGAAGATACAGACGGCGACCTGGTCGCTGACCGAAAAAACTTGATTGACGCTGAATATGGCGGTAGCGGCCTGCCGGAGCACTCCCCCAATGGCATGTGGCGGGGGCTAGACAACTGGTACTACAATGCAAAGTCGACCACCCGCTACAAAAGGGCAGGTGATGCCTGGACGCAAAGCGAAACCGAGTTCAGAGGGCAATGGGGCCTTTCCCACGATGACGCCGGCCGGCTTTTTTACAACTACAACTGGTCACAGCTACACGCAGACCTGGTGCCCCCCAATTACCTCTCGCGGAATCCCAGCCACACCCCCACAAGCGGCATCGACCACGGCCTAACGGTTGATCGCAGCATTTACCCCATCAGACCAAACCTTGCGGTCAACCGCGGCAACATTCCGGGTAACCTGGATGATGATGGCAAACTGCTCGAATTTACGTCTGCCTCTTCCCCACTTGTTTACCGCGGTACAGCATTACCGGGATTTCGCGGGGATGTGTTTGTTTGCGAGCCTGCCGGCAACCTCATCAAACGCAATACCATTGCAGAGAACGGTTTTACCCTCACCGCCGAAGCTGCTTACGAAGCGTCTGAATTCCTGGCCTCAACAGACGAGCGTTTCAGACCCGTGGCGCTCGCTTCGGGCCCCAGTGGTGCACTTTATATTGCGGATATGTACCGAGGCATTATCCAGCATGGCGCCTACATGACGCCGTACCTGCGGGAGGTGACCCTGAACCGCAAACTCGATACGCCGGTGCACATGGGACGCATCTGGCGCATTGTCCCCGATGACTGGCAGCCTCCGGCATCAACAGCATTATCCGAAGCCTCTGGCGAAGCGTTGGTTGCGATGCTCTCTCATGAAGATGGTTGGTATCGCGATGTTGCACAACGGCTACTCGTTGAGCAAGCAGACCCGGCCACCATTCCATTGTTGGAAACGGTGGTAATCAAAGGCGCCAATCCACTAGGCCGGCAACACGCGATGTGGACGCTGGCCGGCATGGATTACAAAGACCCGGCGACGTTCCTGGCGGCCCTCAAAACTGAAAATGACCTGGTCCAGATTGCTGCTCTGCGCATCCTCGAAGGCCTCAAAAAACGACAACCAGGTGCGAAAATAGCCGAGGTTACAACAGATATTTTGTCCTCCGCCTCTTCGGCTGTACAACTGCAACTTGCCCTGACGCTCGGCAGCCTGGTAAAAACGAATTCGTCTTCTCCCTTGCTAGGCATACTTTCTCAAAACGTACACGAGCCTGTAATGCGCGATGCTGTCATGAGTAGCCTGCATAACTGGGAGATGGCTTTTCTCGAAGCTATTTGGCAAGCGCCATCCTGGCAAACGCCAGATCCAAACCAGTCTATTTTTCTGGAGATGCTTACAACGGCCATCTCCAACCGGCAACAACCGGAAGAGATGACGCAGCTATTTGCAAAAATCGAAGCTGCAAAAGCAAATAACAATGTACGCGCCGATATCCTCGTCGATGCACTTGCGGTAAATGGTCCCAAACACAGCGATACCCCAACCATGCTCAAAACGCGGCCGACGCTTGTAGCTTCATCAGACGCTACATGGCAAACGCGCGTGGCCAATGCCATGCAGGGTATATCCTGGCCCGGTAAGCAAGCTGCACCCGTTTCAACAGCTAATGAACAAACCATGGATGCGCAAACCCAGGCGTTGTTTGCGGCCGGAAGGCAACAGTACCTTGCAGGTTGCGCCGGCTGCCACGGCAACAACGGCGCCGGCCTGAATCGATTTGCGCCTCCATTGGCTTCATCTGAATGGGTCACAGGTGATCCAACGCCGCTAATTCGCCTCGTGCTGCACGGCCTCGAAGGCCCCATCACGGTCAATGGAAAAAACTACGACGCACCTGAAATTTTGCCTGTAATGCCAGGCCACTCAGTACTCGACGATCGCGAACTCTCCGCCATCCTTACGTATATCCGGCGCGCTTGGGACAACAACGCGACACCCATAGATGCAAGAACAGTTAGCCGTGTACGCCATCGCTCACAGGGCCGCGTTGTGCCATGGACCGTCGACGAATTGCTCAACGCACCTGAAGTACTCGAATAA